ACTAGAGGCGACTTTAAATCAGGCTCGCACAGAATTACCACTAGATCCAGGATCTAAAATATGCGATGAGGTGCTGCAAGAACTTCATAACCTGTTGCAACCTGCGCCGCCACAGCAACATACTGGTTGGGAAGATCCGCCAGATGAGTTAAAACTAAATCACCTCCGAGAAGCTTTTGATTCTGACTCAGAACTCAGTTATTATCTGGGTAATTCCCAACTGCAAAGCCAAACAGATTCAGATTTGTGGAATGAAATTCAACGCAAACTGCTACGAGTCCCAGAGGATTTAGCTGCATCTTGGCAACAGCGTACCTTGGATCTGGCTCAAGAAGTTGGTGCGATCGCAGATAATTCTAATCTCTTTCAACTTCCCTTTATCCGCGACGAAATTATCTACCCAGGACTTAGTGGTACTGTTCAAACTCAGGGATTAAGCTTGTATCAACAAGCACTTTCAAATTCTAAAATTCCCCAAGGAAATGCATCCGATTTACCAGCGGCATTTCTATTTTTATATATGAATTTTATCGAAATAGACCCAGATTTACATCATGCTTTAAAGAGCGTTTTTAGCTTCGATGTTATTTCCTTACACTCCAAACCAGAACAGCGCGATCAATACATTGAGGCTTTAAGTGATCGCTTCCAACGCACCCAAAAAGCAGAAAAAAACACCGATCCCCTATCAATTCTCCGTGCCTGGATTGATATGGATGAAGCGATACATTCCCTAGTATTCGTACCACCGGCTGAACGCTATTCTTGGTGGGGAAAGCTACAACATGAATCACGGCGCATCCTGAAGAAAGTCGCTGATGAAGCTATTAATGCAGGTAATGAAGTGCGAATTCGCCAATTATCGGGACTTTATGCAGATATCTGTGCTTTATCCAAGGATGACTTACAACTAGACTGTGGTGGTATTCCTAGCGAAGTCTTAACTTGTCTTCGAGTGTATGCGCGAATCAATCAAGAGGAATCTCCAGGGCGTGTAATATTTCGCTCATCACGTTAGATGCTAGCAACTTTTCTAATTCTTGAGATTATGAGGCAAGGCAGACAATTTTACTAATCCCCGCCTTGCCTCATAATCTAATGAAGGTAAAAACGTTTAAATTTAAAGGATGCCCCAGAAGTGTAAAATCCCTTGACCAGAAAATACTTCAAGCGCAACAGCAGATAAAAAACCAATCATTGCAAAACGACCGTTCCAGTTTTCGCTCTGAGGAGTGAAGCCCCAGCGCAAAGCATTAGGATCTTCTGAAACTGAAGGCGTAGTCTTCTTAACGTCTGCCATAAATAATACTCCGAGCTTTTATGTTGTAACAGTTATAACTGCCTGTAAAGTAATGTAACAGATTTTTACGAAATTGCAACATAAACTCAATATAAAATTTATTTGAATATATTACGGGCACGTACTATTGTAGTAGGATTGCGATCGCTTATTTACAGCGACAAATAAAAAGTCACTGTACAAAAAGTCACTGTACAATTTATGAAGAAAAGCAGTCGTCGTGGTCAAAAGACACTTGAGGATCGACAACAATCTGTCATCACAAACACGTTTTGAAACTCAGCCAACAATAAAAGCTAGCAGTGAAACTGATAAATTACGTAAAT
This Nostoc sp. C052 DNA region includes the following protein-coding sequences:
- a CDS encoding high light inducible protein is translated as MADVKKTTPSVSEDPNALRWGFTPQSENWNGRFAMIGFLSAVALEVFSGQGILHFWGIL